From Sulfuracidifex tepidarius, one genomic window encodes:
- a CDS encoding winged helix-turn-helix domain-containing protein has protein sequence MTTRRSSICLEMEIILAMSSGQETRASIIKTLRINSMIFEKYINSLEKKGIVKQKGDSYFELTEKGKNIAIKIKKLYEISQSINFIEEEVRRYLEMTDSEELKGSNRTA, from the coding sequence ATGACAACAAGAAGAAGCTCTATTTGCCTTGAAATGGAAATTATACTAGCGATGAGCTCTGGACAGGAAACTAGGGCATCAATCATAAAGACATTGAGAATAAATTCTATGATATTTGAAAAATACATAAATAGTTTAGAAAAGAAAGGAATAGTAAAACAAAAAGGTGATAGTTATTTCGAACTTACAGAGAAAGGAAAAAACATAGCAATAAAAATAAAAAAGCTGTATGAAATTTCTCAGAGCATTAATTTTATAGAAGAAGAGGTTAGAAGATATTTGGAGATGACAGATTCAGAAGAGCTTAAAGGATCTAATAGAACTGCTTAA